The Fragaria vesca subsp. vesca linkage group LG2, FraVesHawaii_1.0, whole genome shotgun sequence genome includes a window with the following:
- the LOC101305826 gene encoding pentatricopeptide repeat-containing protein At5g48910-like, whose protein sequence is MSESSTPLEALLFYAQMLSSLKNLDRVEFLLPALLKACSKSRALEEGRQVHGQIVKSQMLFDPYVANALIRMYSELGCIGLSQRVFDKIPERDQVSWNSLITGYLRVGEIELAQGIFNEIPERDMVSCNAMIDGYVKSGKCELAEEVFMTMQHKDVVTWTTMISGYVFNDRPKEALGLFREMLSQGIRPDAPALVSVLSAIADLGFVEEGKWVHTYIRLNKISLSSGFIGSAIVDMYAKCGHIENAYNVFEIICHCRNIGDWNCMISGLAMHGLGHEALDIFLDMKMKGIEPDEITFLGLLTACNHGGLVDEGRYCFELMQDKYRLVPKIQHYGCIVDLLGRAGHLEEAVNVIRNMPLEADAIVWKAILSACTIHGNVAIGESAALKAIDLAPEDSSCYILLSNLYAKVGRWDDVAKVRLMMKQRGVQKIPGSSSVLVNGEVHEFLVGKEMNVKYSIEVRTKIDEVVTRLKLEGYKPDLSQVLLDIEEENKEDSLFLHSEKMALVFGLINTSKGSPIHIVKNLRICCDCHSFIKLVSKVYNCQIVVRDQNRFHQLENGSCSCKDFW, encoded by the coding sequence ATGTCTGAGAGCTCAACTCCACTAGAAGCTTTACTCTTCTATGCTCAAATGCTTTCTTCATTGAAAAACTTGGACCGCGTCGAGTTTTTGCTGCCTGCATTGCTTAAAGCATGCAGCAAGTCACGTGCTTTGGAGGAGGGGAGGCAAGTTCATGGCCAGATAGTGAAATCCCAGATGTTGTTTGATCCGTATGTTGCGAATGCATTGATTAGGATGTACTCGGAGCTGGGTTGTATTGGGTTGTCACAAAGGGTGTTTGATAAAATCCCTGAAAGAGATCAAGTCTCTTGGAATTCACTGATTACTGGGTATTTGAGGGTTGGGGAGATTGAGCTGGCTCAAGGGATTTTTAATGAGATTCCGGAGAGGGACATGGTTTCGTGTAATGCAATGATTGATGGGTATGTGAAGAGTGGGAAGTGTGAGCTTGCTGAGGAGGTTTTTATGACAATGCAGCATAAGGATGTGGTTACTTGGACGACAATGATTTCAGGGTATGTGTTTAATGACCGTCCGAAGGAGGCATTGGGTTTGTTTAGGGAGATGTTGAGTCAGGGCATTCGGCCTGATGCCCCGGCTCTTGTTAGTGTTCTGTCAGCCATTGCTGACTTGGGTTTTGTTGAGGAAGGTAAATGGGTGCATACTTATATTCGTCTGAATAAGATTAGTTTGAGTTCAGGGTTTATTGGATCAGCTATTGTAGATATGTATGCTAAATGTGGGCATATAGAGAATGCTTATAATGTGTTTGAAATTATATGTCATTGTAGAAACATTGGGGACTGGAACTGCATGATCTCTGGCCTTGCAATGCATGGCCTAGGTCATGAAGCTCTGGACATTTTCCTTGACATGAAAATGAAAGGAATTGAGCCCGATGAGATCACTTTCTTGGGACTTCTTACAGCTTGTAACCATGGAGGTCTAGTTGATGAGGGTAGATATTGTTTTGAACTTATGCAGGATAAGTACAGACTTGTTCCTAAGATTCAGCATTATGGATGCATTGTTGATCTTTTAGGTAGAGCAGGGCACTTGGAGGAAGCGGTTAATGTTATACGGAATATGCCCCTAGAAGCGGATGCTATAGTTTGGAAGGCAATTCTCAGCGCTTGCACGATTCATGGTAATGTTGCAATTGGGGAAAGTGCTGCCCTCAAGGCAATAGATTTGGCTCCAGAAGACTCAAGTTGTTACATCCTCCTATCGAATCTTTATGCCAAAGTTGGGAGATGGGATGATGTGGCAAAGGTTAGATTGATGATGAAGCAGAGGGGAGTTCAAAAGATTCCAGGATCAAGTTCAGTCCTTGTGAATGGGGAGGTTCATGAATTCCTTGTGGGGAAGGAAATGAATGTTAAATACAGTATTGAGGTTCGTACCAAGATAGATGAGGTTGTCACTAGGTTGAAATTGGAAGGATACAAACCCGATTTGTCTCAAGTCCTTTTGGATATTGAAGAGGAAAACAAAGAGGACTCACTTTTTCTACACAGCGAGAAGATGGCCCTTGTATTTGGACTAATAAACACAAGCAAGGGTTCTCCTATTCATATAGTGAAGAACCTGAGGATTTGTTGTGATTGCCATTCATTTATCAAGCTGGTTTCAAAAGTTTATAATTGTCAAATTGTTGTGAGAGACCAAAACCGTTTCCATCAACTCGAGAATGGTTCGTGTTCCTGCAAAGACTTCTGGTAA